In the Prochlorococcus sp. MIT 1307 genome, one interval contains:
- a CDS encoding sirohydrochlorin chelatase, whose translation MTSDLLDNQDNSLGILICGHGSRNRLAIDEFANLASSLKKKIPSVPVEYGYLEFARPIITEALDCLKAQSIRRVIAIPAMLFAAGHVKNDIPSLLNSYATETGLNIEYGRELGINNSMIGAAGARVKEAIDRSTCFRNSETLLVVVGRGSSDPDANANVAKITRILVESFGFGWGETVYSGVTFPLVEPGLRHLVRLGFKKIIVFPYFLFSGVLVSRIRKHTDKVAADFPDIDFVHAPYLGGHDLVLETLKERIEEVLVGNNSMNCSLCKYRSSLLGFEDEVSLPQESHHHHVEGLSESCQLCESECTGACESAQMNSNRKAAHEKSKHSHVHAHHHPYPNADHPLGPTSIH comes from the coding sequence TTGACTTCTGATCTTCTTGATAATCAAGATAATAGTCTAGGCATATTGATCTGTGGTCATGGCAGTAGAAATCGCTTGGCTATTGATGAATTCGCAAATCTAGCCAGTTCACTAAAGAAGAAAATCCCATCTGTTCCAGTTGAATATGGCTACCTGGAGTTTGCCCGACCAATAATTACAGAAGCGCTTGATTGTCTGAAGGCTCAATCTATAAGAAGGGTTATAGCTATCCCTGCAATGCTTTTTGCCGCAGGCCATGTAAAAAATGACATACCTTCGTTGTTGAATTCCTATGCAACTGAAACCGGGTTGAATATTGAATATGGAAGGGAGCTTGGAATTAATAATTCCATGATTGGTGCGGCTGGGGCAAGGGTAAAAGAAGCGATTGACAGATCAACATGCTTTAGAAACTCTGAAACTCTTCTTGTTGTAGTTGGGAGAGGATCTTCTGATCCCGACGCTAATGCCAATGTGGCAAAAATCACGCGAATATTGGTTGAAAGTTTTGGTTTTGGATGGGGAGAAACTGTTTATTCCGGAGTGACTTTCCCACTTGTGGAGCCTGGATTAAGACACTTAGTTCGATTAGGTTTTAAGAAAATAATTGTTTTTCCATACTTTCTTTTTTCAGGTGTCTTGGTTAGTCGAATAAGGAAACATACCGACAAAGTGGCAGCTGATTTTCCAGATATCGACTTTGTTCATGCGCCATATTTAGGTGGGCACGATTTAGTTCTTGAAACTCTTAAGGAACGGATTGAAGAAGTTTTGGTTGGAAATAATTCAATGAATTGTTCACTTTGTAAATATCGTTCTAGTCTTTTGGGGTTCGAAGATGAGGTTAGTCTTCCCCAGGAAAGCCATCATCATCATGTGGAAGGTTTGTCTGAAAGTTGTCAGCTTTGTGAAAGTGAATGTACGGGAGCTTGCGAGTCTGCACAAATGAACTCAAACAGAAAGGCTGCTCATGAAAAGAGCAAGCATTCTCATGTGCATGCTCATCATCATCCTTATCCCAATGCAGACCATCCATTAGGTCCCACATCAATCCATTGA
- a CDS encoding FAD-binding oxidoreductase: MEEIHSHLSVQNSVAQDCLISGVYKDVNSELIYLLKQGEITPKPLMVCSGGTSSRCAADGHWILDLRENYQQVNYNIKNKTVEVGAGVTMAKLQRELGKYNRSFPIGLSGLPGLGYILMGGISPLSRSHGLAVDQILNIKGIWGNGDPLNISKPTNASSYEEKLIWRGLCGAAPFLGIITKLILKTQDLSPLKIWQVYLEIEQLSEAIKQAENWPSSLSLQWIWGNKIKVYVIIKSDINLLDKSLQEFEKEFPCSENLEKFEVLGLQEMPSFNLQISSSKHRPKMHSEVLSLLGPPWENNCTQIVKLLENMMAQRPNEDCYIAAQQLGGVANQVKRSSTSFIHRQAIWKPWINASWRAGNQKDREQSLNWLKEVWEALSPYCPGVHLAQMHQHLPWHDSETSAAFEEWLPTLQKLKSRYDPECMLPRL; encoded by the coding sequence ATGGAGGAAATTCATAGTCACCTCTCTGTACAAAATTCAGTGGCCCAGGACTGTTTGATTTCTGGGGTCTATAAGGATGTTAATTCTGAATTAATATATCTTTTAAAACAAGGGGAAATTACACCTAAACCATTAATGGTTTGCAGCGGTGGGACTTCTAGTCGTTGTGCTGCTGATGGTCACTGGATTCTAGATCTAAGAGAAAACTATCAACAAGTTAATTACAACATAAAGAATAAGACAGTTGAAGTAGGTGCAGGCGTAACCATGGCAAAGTTACAAAGAGAGCTTGGAAAATATAATAGATCCTTTCCTATAGGGTTATCGGGTCTGCCTGGACTTGGATATATACTAATGGGAGGAATTAGTCCTCTTAGTAGAAGTCATGGATTAGCAGTTGACCAAATTCTTAACATAAAAGGAATATGGGGAAATGGAGACCCTTTAAATATTTCGAAGCCAACAAATGCTTCGAGCTACGAAGAGAAGCTTATATGGAGAGGCCTTTGTGGTGCAGCACCCTTTCTTGGAATAATAACGAAACTAATTCTTAAGACTCAGGACCTAAGCCCACTAAAAATTTGGCAGGTCTACCTAGAAATAGAGCAATTATCAGAAGCAATAAAACAAGCTGAGAATTGGCCTAGCTCTCTAAGTTTGCAATGGATATGGGGTAACAAAATCAAAGTATATGTAATCATCAAAAGTGATATAAATCTGTTAGATAAATCTCTTCAAGAGTTTGAAAAAGAGTTCCCTTGCTCAGAGAATTTAGAAAAATTTGAAGTTCTAGGCCTACAAGAAATGCCATCATTCAACTTGCAAATTTCCTCTTCGAAGCATAGACCTAAAATGCATTCAGAAGTTCTTAGCCTTCTAGGCCCCCCATGGGAAAATAATTGCACCCAAATTGTCAAATTACTTGAAAATATGATGGCTCAACGTCCCAATGAAGATTGCTATATAGCCGCTCAACAACTTGGAGGTGTTGCCAATCAGGTAAAAAGATCCAGCACATCATTCATACATAGACAAGCAATTTGGAAACCTTGGATAAATGCATCTTGGAGGGCAGGCAACCAGAAAGATAGAGAGCAGAGTCTTAACTGGCTTAAAGAAGTCTGGGAAGCACTTTCCCCATATTGCCCTGGAGTGCATTTAGCTCAAATGCATCAACACCTACCCTGGCATGATTCAGAAACAAGTGCAGCTTTTGAAGAGTGGCTCCCAACACTTCAAAAACTAAAGTCTCGTTATGACCCAGAATGTATGTTGCCGCGACTTTGA
- a CDS encoding SulP family inorganic anion transporter: MINNSQPSLIKQWFIQPRQDILSGLVVAFAMIPEAIAFSGIAGVDPQVGLFGAFCLSITIAVVGGRMGMITSATGSTALLMTGLVATGNAKGDGLGLSYLMAAGLLTGFFQILWGYLRLAYQMRFVPQGVLSGFVNALALLILQAQFPQLGLSFHSGEHISEGHINQILPTGGQIPLVWILVLLGLIIIYGLPKITKIIPSQLVAIIALTAICIGFNIEIPTVKDLGALPQGLPTFSIPFGSISEGKIPFNLATFGIVLPTSLAISLVGLMETFLTQDILDDITDTNSNKNVEARGQGIANIVSSLFGGMAGCALVGQSVMNTDNGGRTRLSTFASGLSLLAMILLCRPWLQQIPMAALVAVMITIAVSTADTTGLKNIARIPRSDTAVMLMTFSVTMLTTPHNLALGVIAGVALAGILFSRKVAKVIKVSARFTSQDELLYEVKGQLFFVSKVYFLQGFDIHDHPEKITIDMSKAHIWDQSGVTALSQIVRKLTTGGSEVEVVGLNKESLDLFERLGGQEPMHG, translated from the coding sequence ATGATTAACAATTCACAACCGTCATTAATAAAGCAGTGGTTCATACAACCACGTCAGGACATTCTCTCAGGCCTCGTCGTTGCCTTCGCCATGATCCCTGAAGCTATTGCTTTCTCAGGGATCGCAGGTGTTGACCCACAAGTCGGGCTTTTTGGCGCATTTTGCCTCTCAATAACTATCGCGGTTGTAGGAGGGCGCATGGGAATGATCACCTCAGCAACTGGATCTACCGCTCTATTAATGACCGGTCTAGTCGCAACTGGAAATGCAAAAGGTGACGGTCTTGGACTTTCTTATTTAATGGCAGCAGGCCTTCTAACTGGTTTTTTTCAAATCCTCTGGGGTTATTTACGTCTTGCCTATCAAATGCGTTTTGTGCCCCAAGGTGTACTTAGTGGATTCGTGAATGCACTTGCCCTATTAATACTTCAAGCTCAGTTTCCGCAATTAGGCCTAAGTTTTCATTCTGGGGAACATATATCAGAAGGCCATATCAATCAAATTCTACCAACAGGAGGACAAATACCTCTTGTGTGGATTTTAGTTTTACTTGGACTAATTATTATTTATGGCCTACCAAAAATAACTAAGATTATCCCCTCTCAATTAGTAGCAATAATTGCACTCACTGCCATTTGTATAGGATTCAACATTGAAATTCCTACAGTTAAAGATTTAGGTGCACTGCCTCAGGGCCTACCTACATTCTCTATTCCATTTGGCTCTATTTCAGAAGGAAAAATACCTTTTAATCTGGCAACCTTTGGAATAGTTTTACCCACATCACTAGCTATCTCTTTGGTAGGGCTGATGGAAACCTTTCTGACTCAAGATATTCTCGACGACATTACTGATACAAACTCAAATAAAAACGTTGAAGCTCGTGGCCAAGGGATTGCGAATATCGTCTCTTCGTTATTTGGGGGTATGGCAGGCTGTGCCCTGGTAGGTCAATCAGTTATGAATACTGACAATGGAGGTAGAACAAGACTTTCCACTTTTGCCTCAGGCTTAAGTCTGTTAGCAATGATTTTGCTTTGTAGGCCTTGGCTCCAACAAATACCCATGGCTGCACTAGTTGCAGTAATGATCACAATTGCCGTCAGTACTGCTGATACAACTGGTCTAAAAAATATCGCCAGAATTCCTCGTAGCGATACCGCAGTAATGCTCATGACATTCTCGGTAACAATGCTTACGACACCCCACAACCTCGCCCTAGGAGTAATAGCAGGGGTTGCACTCGCTGGAATTCTCTTTAGCAGAAAAGTTGCTAAAGTAATTAAAGTAAGTGCAAGGTTTACAAGTCAAGATGAACTTTTATATGAAGTAAAAGGACAATTATTTTTTGTTAGCAAAGTCTATTTCCTGCAAGGCTTTGATATTCATGATCATCCGGAAAAAATCACAATAGACATGTCTAAGGCCCACATCTGGGATCAAAGTGGTGTAACAGCACTTTCTCAAATTGTCAGGAAGCTCACTACTGGAGGTTCAGAAGTCGAAGTGGTTGGTCTTAATAAAGAAAGCCTTGATCTTTTTGAACGGCTAGGAGGGCAAGAGCCTATGCATGGTTGA
- a CDS encoding amino acid ABC transporter substrate-binding protein, producing the protein MTRRALAGLITLGLLSSGCASMEKGTISRLDLIQKRGELKCGVSGKIPGFSFLSGNGVYKGLDVDICKAMAAAFIGNPSKVQYRPLTAPERFTALKTGEIDLLSRNTTFNLSRDASGGNGVTFAPVVFHDGQGLMVRKNSGVSSIKGLSNSTICVGSGTTTEQNLNDTFQEKNLPYKPIKYQDLNQVIAGYLQGRCKAMTSDLSQLAAARSGFPDPQEHIILDQILSKEPLAPASIDGDQKLSDAMRWVVFALIAAEEFGITQENINIKLLQAQSNENLMSLRRFLGVDGGLGKKIGLSDDFVVKVIQATGNYGEIYNRHLGPESSVPIPRGLNRIYKKGGLLISPPLK; encoded by the coding sequence ATGACTAGGCGAGCTTTAGCAGGGTTAATCACACTGGGTTTACTCAGCTCAGGATGCGCCAGCATGGAGAAAGGGACTATCTCTAGGCTTGATTTAATTCAAAAAAGAGGAGAGCTCAAGTGCGGTGTAAGTGGCAAAATCCCAGGTTTTAGTTTTCTTAGTGGAAACGGAGTTTACAAAGGCCTAGATGTCGACATTTGTAAAGCTATGGCCGCAGCCTTTATAGGAAACCCATCCAAAGTGCAATATCGACCACTTACAGCTCCAGAAAGATTCACAGCCTTAAAAACGGGTGAAATCGATCTTTTATCTCGTAACACCACTTTTAACCTTAGCCGAGATGCTTCAGGCGGTAATGGTGTCACATTTGCCCCTGTGGTTTTCCATGATGGCCAAGGACTAATGGTAAGAAAAAATAGTGGGGTTTCAAGCATAAAAGGACTATCTAATTCCACTATTTGCGTAGGTTCTGGGACGACTACAGAACAGAACCTAAATGACACTTTTCAAGAAAAAAACTTACCTTATAAACCAATTAAATACCAAGATTTAAATCAAGTAATTGCTGGCTACTTACAAGGTAGATGTAAAGCCATGACATCAGACCTTTCTCAACTGGCAGCCGCAAGATCTGGATTTCCTGATCCCCAAGAACATATAATCCTTGACCAAATTCTAAGCAAAGAGCCACTAGCACCTGCTTCTATAGATGGAGATCAAAAACTCTCAGATGCAATGCGATGGGTTGTTTTTGCACTTATTGCGGCAGAAGAGTTTGGAATAACACAGGAAAATATAAACATAAAGTTGCTACAGGCACAATCAAATGAGAACCTTATGTCACTAAGAAGGTTCCTTGGGGTTGATGGTGGTCTAGGGAAAAAGATTGGGCTTAGTGATGATTTTGTAGTGAAGGTAATCCAAGCAACTGGAAACTATGGAGAGATCTATAACAGACATCTAGGCCCTGAGAGTTCAGTACCTATTCCCAGAGGTTTAAACCGCATATACAAAAAAGGCGGTCTTCTAATCTCCCCTCCTTTGAAATGA
- a CDS encoding ABC transporter permease subunit (The N-terminal region of this protein, as described by TIGR01726, is a three transmembrane segment that identifies a subfamily of ABC transporter permease subunits, which specificities that include histidine, arginine, glutamine, glutamate, L-cystine (sic), the opines (in Agrobacterium) octopine and nopaline, etc.), producing the protein MRYSKKLTIQLLFAIAGLAILSVFISNLTVNLIRTGMGLNFNWLIQPSGFALSESSLPYKPSDNYLWVLFIGWINSLKVIIAGLILATIFGLIAGIARTSQNILLKKVSSLYVALIRQIPLLLQLMFWYFVVFLSLPESPIPILGSMVIISNQGIIFLGLNLSVEFSSLLIGLSIFSGASIAEVIRGGLNSISKGQWEAFRSLGISENLGMFRIVLPQALPAIIPGLTSQYLNLAKNSTLAIAVGYADLYAVSDTTITQTGRAIEGFIVLLVSFLLLNLIISGGMEVINRLTMKSNYHF; encoded by the coding sequence ATGAGATACTCAAAAAAATTAACTATCCAATTACTTTTTGCAATAGCTGGTTTGGCTATTTTGAGTGTCTTTATCAGCAATCTTACAGTAAATCTTATTCGTACTGGAATGGGTTTGAACTTTAATTGGTTAATACAACCATCAGGGTTTGCTCTCTCTGAAAGCTCACTACCCTATAAACCATCCGATAATTATCTTTGGGTTCTTTTTATTGGTTGGATTAATAGTTTAAAAGTGATCATAGCCGGATTAATATTAGCCACAATCTTTGGTCTTATTGCAGGAATAGCAAGAACTAGTCAAAATATTTTATTGAAGAAAGTATCAAGCTTGTATGTAGCCCTAATAAGACAAATACCACTGCTTCTCCAATTAATGTTCTGGTATTTTGTAGTCTTTCTAAGTCTTCCAGAAAGTCCTATTCCCATTCTTGGCTCAATGGTAATAATTTCCAATCAAGGTATAATATTTTTAGGTTTAAATCTTAGCGTAGAGTTTTCATCATTACTCATTGGCTTGAGTATTTTCAGTGGGGCCTCAATTGCAGAAGTGATTCGAGGAGGGTTGAATTCAATATCAAAAGGTCAATGGGAAGCATTTAGAAGTTTAGGAATATCAGAAAATTTGGGCATGTTCAGAATAGTTTTACCACAAGCCTTACCAGCAATTATTCCTGGACTTACGAGTCAATACTTAAACCTTGCCAAAAACAGCACTCTTGCTATAGCTGTTGGCTATGCAGATTTATATGCAGTAAGTGACACAACTATTACTCAAACAGGAAGGGCTATCGAAGGTTTTATAGTCTTGTTAGTAAGCTTCCTCCTTCTGAACTTAATCATAAGTGGAGGAATGGAAGTCATCAATCGTTTAACAATGAAATCGAACTATCATTTCTAA
- a CDS encoding amino acid ABC transporter permease, giving the protein MLAIIGWLSLGLIKWVFFQADWRVVTENINLYTFGSYPQQEKWRISLWILFLSGLSLLTLLSPNIYKFRKPLPFLWIITVPLGIYLFSGGFGILTPIPTRYWGGLSLTLILTLCSASIALPLGIILALGRRSDYKLINSICRVYIDVMRAVPLIAVLFFGQLLIPLFLPIDFEVSRFVRAALAFGLFAGAYVAEDIRGGLQAIPLTQYEAAAVLGLTPGQTLQLIIIPQALKTALPALTNQAIGLLQNTSLMAILGLVELLGISRSILANPEFIGKYLEVYIWLAILYWFICTIMALLSRQIEHQLNPLKSFK; this is encoded by the coding sequence TTGCTTGCAATAATTGGCTGGTTATCACTAGGTCTAATTAAATGGGTTTTCTTTCAAGCGGATTGGAGAGTGGTTACAGAAAATATTAATCTCTATACTTTTGGTAGTTATCCTCAACAAGAGAAGTGGAGAATTTCACTTTGGATTTTATTTTTAAGTGGGCTCTCATTATTAACCTTATTATCGCCAAATATTTATAAATTTAGAAAGCCTTTGCCCTTCTTATGGATAATTACAGTACCTTTAGGAATTTATCTTTTTTCAGGGGGATTTGGGATATTAACTCCTATTCCAACTAGATATTGGGGAGGACTTTCATTAACCCTAATCCTTACTTTATGTAGTGCTTCTATAGCCCTGCCTTTAGGAATAATTCTTGCTCTTGGCCGTAGAAGTGACTACAAATTGATTAATTCAATATGTAGAGTCTATATAGATGTGATGAGAGCGGTTCCCTTAATAGCTGTTCTTTTCTTTGGTCAACTTCTAATACCACTATTTCTCCCAATTGATTTTGAAGTTAGCCGTTTCGTTAGAGCAGCACTTGCATTCGGGCTTTTTGCTGGAGCTTATGTTGCCGAAGATATTAGAGGTGGACTCCAAGCAATTCCATTAACACAATATGAAGCAGCAGCAGTCCTCGGTCTTACCCCTGGACAAACACTCCAACTAATTATCATTCCTCAAGCACTGAAAACAGCACTTCCAGCACTAACTAACCAAGCAATTGGACTACTCCAAAACACAAGTCTTATGGCAATTCTAGGGTTAGTTGAACTATTAGGGATTAGTAGAAGCATTCTTGCTAACCCAGAATTTATTGGGAAATATTTAGAGGTATATATTTGGCTAGCAATCCTTTACTGGTTTATATGTACGATTATGGCTTTACTTTCACGACAAATCGAACATCAACTGAACCCTCTAAAATCCTTTAAATAA
- a CDS encoding amino acid ABC transporter ATP-binding protein, translating to MKIAIEAKGIVKTYGQGNRAIDNVSLQVKKGEVLVVMGPSGSGKSTLIRTFNGLERFEKGTLEVLGIKLDAQQNEKQVRRIRRRVGMVFQQFNLFPHLSILENITLAPIKVQDHSRKEAESKAIDLLDQMGIADQLHKYPNQLSGGQQQRVAIARALALQPEIMLFDEPTSALDPERIKEVLDAMRSLAIKGMTMVVVTHEIAFAREVADRVLFIDQGRVIETAPPLDFFNNAREDRTKRFLNQMM from the coding sequence ATGAAAATTGCTATTGAAGCTAAAGGAATAGTTAAAACATATGGGCAGGGAAATCGGGCAATTGACAATGTCTCTCTTCAAGTCAAAAAAGGAGAAGTCCTTGTAGTAATGGGGCCTTCAGGCTCAGGGAAAAGCACCCTAATAAGAACCTTTAACGGACTTGAAAGATTTGAGAAAGGAACTTTAGAAGTTCTAGGCATAAAGCTTGATGCTCAGCAAAACGAAAAACAAGTCAGAAGAATTCGTAGGCGAGTGGGAATGGTGTTTCAACAATTCAATCTTTTTCCGCACCTTTCAATCCTTGAAAACATCACCTTGGCTCCCATCAAAGTTCAAGATCACTCCCGAAAAGAAGCCGAATCAAAAGCTATCGATCTTCTAGATCAAATGGGAATTGCAGACCAATTACATAAATATCCCAATCAACTCAGTGGAGGGCAGCAACAAAGAGTTGCTATTGCACGCGCTCTTGCACTCCAGCCCGAAATAATGCTCTTCGATGAGCCAACAAGTGCTCTTGATCCAGAAAGAATCAAAGAAGTTCTAGATGCAATGAGAAGTCTTGCAATTAAAGGCATGACTATGGTCGTAGTGACTCATGAAATAGCCTTTGCGAGAGAAGTGGCTGATCGAGTGCTTTTTATTGACCAAGGAAGAGTTATTGAAACCGCTCCCCCTCTAGATTTCTTTAACAATGCTCGTGAAGATCGCACTAAAAGGTTCTTGAATCAAATGATGTAA
- a CDS encoding alpha-ketoglutarate-dependent dioxygenase AlkB family protein, with amino-acid sequence MEDLSEKRPWILIPSWMNIKDSEYWKNQINKNLVWEQTVVRVYGSLHVAPRMTNFLSEKHISYCYSGTKHFGDGWPDWFFPLLESVNFASKVKFNGCLLNLYRNGNDRMGWHSDDEAELDLTKPISSLSLGATRDFFLKHRSKNIKEVITLRRGDLLIMHPNCQKEWLHSIPTRKKVINQRINLTFRCYNHNNTG; translated from the coding sequence ATGGAAGATTTATCAGAAAAACGACCATGGATTCTTATACCATCTTGGATGAATATCAAAGATAGTGAATATTGGAAGAATCAAATTAATAAGAATTTAGTTTGGGAGCAGACTGTAGTTCGAGTTTATGGGTCATTACATGTTGCTCCACGTATGACTAATTTCCTTTCTGAGAAGCATATTAGTTATTGTTATAGCGGTACCAAGCATTTTGGAGATGGATGGCCAGACTGGTTTTTTCCTTTGCTAGAAAGTGTCAACTTTGCTAGCAAAGTGAAATTCAATGGCTGTCTTCTTAACCTTTATCGAAATGGAAACGATCGAATGGGATGGCATTCAGATGATGAGGCAGAGCTTGATTTGACAAAACCTATTTCTTCTTTATCACTTGGTGCAACAAGGGATTTTTTTTTAAAACATCGGAGTAAAAATATTAAAGAAGTTATAACCCTCAGAAGAGGAGATTTATTAATAATGCATCCAAATTGTCAGAAAGAATGGCTCCACTCAATTCCAACCAGAAAAAAAGTAATTAATCAAAGGATAAACCTTACTTTTCGTTGTTATAATCATAATAATACTGGTTAA
- a CDS encoding homoserine O-succinyltransferase, with protein MALILPKSYHKISSVERNHISWIEPELAERQDIRPLRIGILNVMPLGKQYEFNLLHPLGLSPLQIEPIWIRLKTHSYKTWDLSHLAALYVDWEEAMSPTPLDGLIITGAPVEHIAYEEVKYWSELVGIIEEARSSCASTLGLCWAGFALAYLAGVNKQSFSQKLFGVFPLRSLIPSHPLMGTQDDCFLCPQSRHAGLPDAEMEAAQRQGRLRLLAYGEKVGYTIFETTDQRQLMHLGHPEYNAGRIVSEMERDRARGDVPPPENFDADNPQTSWRSHRNLLFQQWLWFCYQRVSLIS; from the coding sequence TTGGCTTTAATACTTCCTAAAAGCTACCACAAGATTTCATCAGTTGAACGTAACCATATTTCATGGATTGAACCTGAATTAGCAGAGAGGCAGGATATAAGACCTTTGAGAATTGGGATTTTAAATGTGATGCCTTTAGGTAAACAATATGAATTCAATCTACTTCACCCTTTAGGACTTTCACCACTTCAAATCGAACCTATTTGGATACGCTTGAAAACTCACTCTTATAAAACATGGGATCTATCTCATTTAGCTGCTTTATATGTTGATTGGGAAGAAGCTATGTCTCCGACTCCACTTGATGGCCTAATTATTACTGGAGCCCCTGTTGAGCATATTGCTTATGAAGAAGTTAAATATTGGTCAGAATTAGTTGGTATTATCGAAGAAGCTCGTTCAAGTTGTGCCAGTACATTAGGTCTTTGTTGGGCAGGATTTGCACTTGCTTATCTTGCTGGTGTTAATAAGCAATCTTTCTCTCAAAAACTTTTTGGTGTTTTTCCATTAAGAAGTCTTATCCCTAGTCATCCTCTTATGGGAACTCAGGATGATTGCTTTTTGTGTCCTCAGAGCAGACATGCAGGATTACCTGATGCAGAGATGGAAGCAGCCCAACGACAAGGACGATTACGTCTTTTGGCTTATGGAGAAAAAGTTGGTTACACCATCTTTGAAACTACGGATCAACGGCAATTAATGCATTTAGGACACCCTGAATACAATGCAGGCAGAATTGTTTCTGAGATGGAGAGAGATCGAGCGAGAGGAGATGTTCCTCCACCAGAAAATTTTGATGCTGACAATCCCCAAACTTCTTGGCGATCACATAGGAACTTGCTTTTTCAGCAATGGCTTTGGTTTTGTTATCAGCGAGTTAGTCTGATCTCTTAA
- a CDS encoding O-acetylhomoserine aminocarboxypropyltransferase/cysteine synthase has product MTSHRFETLQLHAGQSPDPTTNSRAVPIYQTSSYVFNDADHGANLFALKEFGNIYTRLMNPTTDVFEKRLAALEGGVAALATSSGQSAQFIAITNCMQAGDNFVSTSFLYGGTYNQFKVQFPRLGINVNFAEGDELDSFASQIDSNTKAIYVESMGNPRFNIPDFQGLSKLAKENNIPLIVDNTLGAAGALLRPIEHGADVVVESATKWIGGHGTSLGGVIIDAGTFNWGNGKFPLMTEPSDAYHGLVHWDAFGFGSDVCSMLGVPDGRNIAFALRARIEGLRDWGPALSPFNSFLLLQGLETLSLRIERHASNALELANWLEGHSMVENVNYPGLSSDPYHHRAKTYLTNRGMGCMLMFSLKGGLEDAVKFIDSLKLASHLANVGDAKTLVIHPASTTHQQLSPKDQASAGVTQTMVRVSVGLEHIEDIKADFEQALSAISR; this is encoded by the coding sequence TTGACTTCACACCGTTTCGAAACTCTTCAGCTCCACGCCGGTCAATCCCCAGACCCAACAACGAATTCAAGGGCTGTTCCTATATATCAAACCAGCTCTTATGTATTTAATGATGCAGATCATGGAGCCAATCTTTTTGCTTTAAAGGAGTTTGGGAATATTTATACGCGTTTGATGAACCCTACGACAGATGTTTTTGAAAAGCGGTTAGCTGCTCTTGAAGGTGGGGTTGCAGCATTGGCGACATCATCAGGTCAGTCTGCTCAATTTATAGCCATAACTAACTGCATGCAGGCTGGAGATAATTTTGTTTCAACTTCTTTTCTTTATGGGGGTACATACAATCAATTTAAAGTCCAATTTCCACGACTTGGAATTAATGTAAATTTTGCAGAAGGTGATGAATTAGATAGTTTTGCTTCTCAAATTGATTCAAATACTAAAGCTATATATGTTGAGTCAATGGGGAACCCGCGATTTAATATTCCAGATTTTCAAGGTCTATCAAAGTTGGCAAAAGAAAATAATATTCCTTTAATTGTAGATAATACCTTGGGTGCTGCTGGAGCTTTATTACGGCCTATAGAGCATGGTGCAGATGTAGTTGTTGAAAGTGCAACCAAGTGGATAGGTGGTCATGGAACGAGTTTGGGTGGAGTGATAATAGATGCGGGGACTTTCAATTGGGGAAATGGGAAATTCCCTTTAATGACTGAGCCAAGTGATGCTTATCATGGCCTTGTTCATTGGGATGCATTTGGTTTTGGAAGTGATGTTTGTTCAATGCTTGGTGTTCCAGATGGACGGAATATTGCCTTTGCTTTAAGAGCTCGTATTGAAGGACTTAGAGATTGGGGGCCAGCCCTTAGTCCTTTTAATTCCTTTCTTCTTTTGCAGGGCCTAGAAACATTGAGTCTGCGAATAGAGCGACATGCTTCAAATGCTTTAGAGTTAGCTAATTGGCTAGAAGGACATTCAATGGTTGAGAATGTTAATTATCCTGGCTTATCTTCAGATCCATATCATCATCGTGCTAAAACTTATCTCACCAACAGAGGCATGGGGTGTATGCTTATGTTCTCTTTAAAAGGTGGATTAGAGGATGCTGTTAAGTTTATAGACTCTCTAAAGTTGGCTAGTCATTTGGCGAATGTTGGAGATGCTAAGACTTTAGTTATCCATCCTGCGTCTACGACTCATCAACAACTTTCACCTAAAGATCAGGCTTCTGCAGGTGTTACCCAAACTATGGTGAGGGTATCAGTTGGCTTAGAACATATAGAAGATATTAAGGCTGATTTTGAACAGGCTTTATCAGCTATTAGTAGATAA